The following are from one region of the Candidatus Desulfatibia profunda genome:
- a CDS encoding restriction endonuclease subunit S, translated as MSGNWANRKLRDLAEIRVSNVDKKVHASEKPVKLCNYMDVYSNEYVTSSLPFMEASATAAEIERFGLNKGDVIITKDSETPDDIGIPAVVMERIGNLVCGYHLALIRPIMEGLDSVYLAKQLSTERVARYFALHASGSTRYGLPISAIEAVEIPTPPKPEQAKIAEILSTVDRAIEQTEALIAKQQRIKTGLMQDLLTRGIDEHGNLRSEETHQFKDSPLGMIPVEWEVNKLGNYISYLSYGFTNPMPTAGEGPYMVTAANISGGAIQHDGCRRTTFEAYENLLTNKSRPKMGDILLTKDGTLGRIAIVDRVPLCINQSVAVLRPKRGVDNGYLKLLLESPECQERLLADAGGSTIKHLYISKIDKMPIPVPPDSEEQKAIKKQLSVYTELISRGSQQLRKLRALKTALMQDLLTGKKRVSLLLEAEGLIS; from the coding sequence ATGAGCGGAAACTGGGCAAACAGAAAACTGCGGGATCTCGCCGAAATTCGTGTTAGCAATGTCGACAAAAAGGTCCACGCAAGTGAGAAGCCTGTGAAGCTGTGTAACTACATGGACGTATATTCGAATGAGTATGTTACCAGCAGCCTTCCTTTCATGGAGGCATCAGCCACTGCTGCAGAAATTGAGCGATTCGGCTTGAACAAAGGCGATGTGATCATTACCAAAGATTCGGAAACACCGGATGATATTGGGATACCAGCAGTTGTCATGGAGCGAATAGGCAATCTGGTCTGTGGTTATCATCTGGCGCTCATTCGACCAATCATGGAGGGACTTGATTCCGTCTATTTGGCAAAACAGCTTTCCACGGAACGCGTAGCCCGATATTTCGCATTACATGCAAGTGGCTCTACGCGTTATGGGTTGCCAATATCAGCTATTGAAGCGGTTGAGATCCCGACACCACCCAAACCCGAACAAGCCAAGATCGCCGAGATTCTATCGACGGTAGACCGTGCGATTGAACAAACCGAGGCGCTGATTGCCAAGCAGCAGCGCATCAAGACTGGCCTGATGCAGGACCTCCTCACCCGCGGCATCGACGAACACGGCAACCTCCGCTCCGAAGAAACCCACCAATTCAAAGACTCACCGCTTGGCATGATTCCGGTTGAGTGGGAGGTAAACAAGCTCGGAAATTACATCTCCTATTTGTCTTATGGCTTCACGAATCCAATGCCCACAGCAGGTGAGGGCCCATACATGGTTACGGCTGCAAACATCTCAGGCGGAGCGATACAACATGACGGGTGCAGGCGAACAACATTCGAAGCGTATGAGAATCTTCTTACGAATAAGAGCCGGCCAAAAATGGGCGACATCCTGCTTACAAAGGACGGAACTCTGGGCAGGATCGCGATCGTTGATCGGGTGCCGCTCTGCATCAATCAATCGGTAGCTGTGCTTAGACCAAAACGTGGTGTTGACAATGGTTACCTAAAGCTACTTCTTGAAAGCCCTGAGTGCCAGGAGCGCCTACTTGCTGATGCCGGTGGATCGACAATCAAGCATCTTTATATTTCGAAAATCGACAAGATGCCTATTCCTGTGCCGCCCGATTCTGAAGAGCAAAAGGCTATCAAGAAGCAACTGTCAGTTTACACTGAACTAATATCTCGCGGTTCGCAGCAGTTGAGAAAACTCCGAGCCCTCAAAACCGCCCTCATGCAAGACCTGCTCACGGGCAAGAAGCGTGTGTCGCTACTGCTGGAAGCGGAAGGTTTGATATCATGA
- a CDS encoding RNA-directed DNA polymerase: MKQYLTPSIDDLKLECVLMQAWKKTSAYLRSHSWYADTLGLDYQSLRIPHFISDIQKRLQDPEGWCPEPIVLVPAPKNQQWRFRHEKWEPRENISDKIRPLAHVDLQDQVVATALMMCLADRIETALGDPRLSPNDKIHRRHILAYGHRLFCDQKGSELQHRWGSTKLYRQYFQDYQTFLKRSKIVAEQLAASNNDFEIAIIQSDFSKFYDRVRPQMLNEKLRKFMHSPEEDAFFKLAERVLAWRWTDQRRAEKYAKQHNIPDFGFVALPQGLVSAGFFANVMLADFESVLRQSQGRALGNNEDLILEDACFYVDDIRLVVKIPIGLEEEEVKVKVLDWLQNLLDQTAHGLLVEETKTQVTVEGRERRFLVEQSKIADRIQSAVSGPFDMLHGADIIGAIEGFFHTQKRYSTKQTPEENGRTGLLVGTSDMRDDTAARFAAGKFRRTFRSLRPLLGGVRACDISSIDDQAHEEDGGVLPGNFLLSKQQLDERAKLFAALLIEDWTGNPGNVRLLRIALDIYPEAGFLNQVLSVLQPGWHTQGVRGPRREVRAYCLAELFRAGATETGAVSDEECLPTNVSIDDYHRRLTEEAENIIEEYFSTTAPGTRFPWYLMQQVFLYLIARNAFPGPVSKLGEKGGGLMSHYRKFVKFLAGQAPLALEERAILLVIANTGFGLADLTPFISGSSISDEFLARLNEVSPSVTSVLWSHLSATEKERLSQLARKLGIDQSDLHEPETTLAGLSAKSENPFFEEENLLSLAEWLFDYLPEASLDILTPWQIKCKFSSKKGYRFGKIKPSSYEFLKGRQRATHLFVPPDWCDSVEERLKVQIGQLLRFALRGPNDFYGNYSPKNINTKYRYKRPVSHWEQQRYSGFQGRSAFGPPWLPLSSFTEDLLFQLLRWPGSGILTAPKSLSQLKAEVSDRLEKLRKNRGEVTSATFVEQSAGWPVRPPNKPWDRPLRIGIVQSVIPCSDDYLRHRDDPELVNDPTFRDQQRSHLAAMMEGVGQMLRIRDTHQSQIRCDGRVIDLLVFPELAIHPHDIDPIILPFVRAHKCIMLFGQVYHKEALIPGSPLINSCLWMIPEWSPAAGFQIRRIEQGKQHLAMEESAIPGLIGFRPAQWLIEYQWHSEKDIHRPLILSASVCYDATDLALASDLRSRSDLYIVCALNRDVGTFDRMSQVLHYHMFQGVIVVNNGQFGGSSFFMPYSETYHRQVFHLHGQPQATIAFAEIIPRKLVERPANMVDDQPVGQWKTPPAGWNPD, translated from the coding sequence ATGAAGCAATACCTCACGCCCTCTATTGATGACCTTAAATTGGAATGTGTCCTTATGCAGGCGTGGAAAAAGACATCGGCATACCTGCGATCACACAGCTGGTATGCGGACACATTAGGTCTTGATTATCAATCGCTTCGCATCCCGCACTTTATCAGTGATATCCAAAAGCGGTTACAAGATCCTGAAGGTTGGTGCCCTGAACCCATAGTTTTGGTACCCGCGCCAAAGAACCAACAATGGCGATTTCGCCATGAAAAGTGGGAGCCTCGCGAGAATATCTCAGATAAGATAAGACCTCTGGCCCATGTCGATTTGCAAGACCAAGTAGTTGCTACCGCGCTGATGATGTGTCTTGCCGACAGGATTGAAACGGCCTTGGGTGATCCACGCCTTTCTCCTAACGATAAAATCCATCGCCGGCACATATTAGCCTATGGGCACCGGCTTTTTTGTGATCAGAAGGGAAGTGAGCTGCAGCATCGCTGGGGCAGCACCAAGCTGTATCGCCAATATTTTCAGGACTATCAGACCTTCCTCAAGCGCTCAAAGATCGTGGCGGAACAACTTGCCGCTTCTAATAACGATTTTGAAATAGCTATTATTCAAAGTGATTTTTCCAAGTTTTATGACCGTGTTCGGCCGCAAATGCTCAACGAAAAGCTGCGAAAGTTCATGCATTCACCAGAAGAAGATGCATTTTTCAAATTGGCGGAACGAGTTCTGGCTTGGAGGTGGACCGACCAGAGACGCGCCGAAAAATACGCAAAGCAACACAATATACCAGATTTTGGCTTTGTGGCCTTGCCTCAGGGATTAGTCTCTGCCGGCTTTTTTGCCAACGTGATGTTGGCCGACTTTGAATCGGTTTTACGACAATCACAGGGAAGGGCACTCGGAAACAATGAAGACTTGATTCTGGAAGACGCCTGTTTTTACGTAGACGACATTCGGCTTGTGGTGAAAATACCGATAGGTTTGGAAGAGGAGGAAGTTAAGGTAAAGGTCCTTGATTGGCTGCAAAACCTTCTTGATCAAACCGCTCATGGTCTATTAGTTGAAGAAACCAAAACCCAAGTTACTGTTGAAGGACGGGAACGTCGCTTTCTCGTAGAGCAGTCCAAGATTGCGGATAGAATCCAAAGTGCAGTTTCAGGCCCCTTTGACATGTTGCATGGGGCGGACATTATCGGAGCTATTGAAGGTTTTTTCCATACACAAAAAAGATATTCCACCAAGCAAACGCCGGAAGAAAACGGTAGGACAGGTCTCTTGGTTGGCACATCGGATATGCGCGATGATACTGCCGCCCGCTTCGCAGCCGGTAAATTCCGAAGGACATTTCGATCTCTTCGACCCCTTCTTGGTGGTGTGAGGGCGTGTGACATTTCATCGATCGACGATCAGGCCCATGAAGAAGATGGGGGCGTGCTCCCTGGCAACTTCCTGCTTTCCAAGCAACAATTGGATGAGCGGGCGAAACTATTTGCTGCTCTGCTAATAGAAGATTGGACCGGCAACCCCGGTAACGTTCGTTTGCTGCGTATTGCTCTCGATATCTATCCGGAAGCTGGGTTTTTGAACCAAGTCCTGTCTGTTTTGCAACCCGGATGGCACACCCAGGGAGTCCGCGGCCCCCGTAGAGAAGTGCGGGCTTATTGCTTGGCCGAACTATTCCGGGCCGGGGCAACAGAGACAGGTGCAGTGTCGGATGAGGAATGTTTGCCAACAAATGTTTCCATTGATGACTACCATCGTCGGCTCACCGAAGAAGCGGAAAACATAATAGAGGAATACTTTTCAACTACAGCGCCAGGGACTCGATTTCCTTGGTATCTGATGCAACAGGTGTTTCTTTATCTTATAGCAAGGAATGCCTTCCCCGGACCTGTTTCGAAGCTTGGGGAAAAAGGCGGCGGGCTGATGTCCCATTATCGCAAGTTCGTAAAGTTTTTAGCCGGTCAAGCTCCTTTGGCGCTTGAGGAACGGGCAATCCTTCTCGTGATTGCCAATACTGGTTTCGGCCTTGCCGATCTAACTCCGTTTATCTCAGGTTCAAGCATCTCGGATGAGTTTTTAGCGCGTCTCAATGAAGTGTCACCGTCTGTGACATCAGTTCTTTGGTCGCATCTTAGCGCTACTGAAAAAGAGCGGTTATCGCAACTCGCCCGCAAATTAGGAATAGATCAAAGTGATTTGCATGAACCCGAGACCACATTGGCGGGTTTATCCGCTAAATCGGAAAATCCCTTCTTTGAGGAAGAAAATCTCTTAAGTCTTGCAGAATGGCTTTTTGACTATCTACCTGAAGCTTCCTTGGATATTTTAACGCCATGGCAAATCAAATGTAAGTTTTCATCAAAAAAGGGTTATCGGTTTGGGAAAATTAAACCGTCATCCTATGAATTCTTAAAGGGTCGTCAAAGGGCAACCCACCTGTTTGTTCCACCGGATTGGTGTGATTCGGTCGAGGAACGTTTGAAAGTGCAAATCGGACAATTGCTCCGCTTTGCTTTGCGGGGTCCCAATGATTTCTATGGTAATTATTCACCAAAAAATATCAATACGAAATATCGATACAAAAGACCTGTCTCTCACTGGGAGCAGCAACGCTATTCAGGTTTTCAAGGACGCTCAGCATTCGGACCTCCCTGGTTGCCGCTTTCTTCGTTCACTGAAGATTTATTGTTTCAACTGCTCCGCTGGCCAGGATCAGGCATCTTAACTGCCCCAAAATCATTGTCTCAATTGAAGGCTGAAGTTTCAGACCGACTTGAGAAATTGCGTAAAAACCGTGGTGAGGTTACTTCAGCTACATTTGTTGAACAATCGGCCGGTTGGCCAGTACGCCCACCAAATAAACCATGGGATCGGCCCTTACGAATAGGGATTGTGCAGTCCGTCATTCCTTGTTCCGATGATTACCTAAGGCACAGGGATGATCCCGAATTAGTTAACGATCCGACATTTCGTGATCAACAGCGTAGCCATTTGGCGGCAATGATGGAAGGTGTTGGTCAGATGCTGCGCATACGAGATACCCACCAGTCACAGATAAGATGTGATGGCAGGGTAATCGATTTGCTTGTTTTTCCAGAGCTTGCGATACATCCTCACGACATTGACCCAATAATCCTACCATTTGTCCGGGCGCACAAATGCATTATGCTGTTTGGCCAAGTCTATCACAAAGAGGCATTAATTCCAGGTTCACCCCTCATTAATAGTTGCCTCTGGATGATTCCCGAGTGGAGCCCTGCGGCTGGGTTTCAAATTCGCAGAATTGAGCAAGGCAAACAACATCTCGCCATGGAGGAGAGTGCAATTCCTGGACTAATCGGATTCCGACCTGCGCAGTGGTTGATTGAGTATCAGTGGCACAGCGAAAAAGATATCCACCGTCCATTGATTCTTTCCGCATCCGTTTGCTACGATGCCACTGATTTGGCACTAGCATCAGACCTTCGTTCTCGAAGCGACCTTTACATTGTATGCGCGCTCAACCGCGACGTCGGGACTTTTGATCGCATGTCTCAAGTGCTTCACTACCACATGTTCCAAGGTGTTATTGTTGTGAACAACGGTCAGTTTGGAGGCAGCAGCTTCTTTATGCCATATAGTGAGACTTACCACCGTCAGGTTTTTCATCTCCATGGCCAACCGCAAGCTACAATTGCCTTTGCCGAAATCATCCCACGCAAACTTGTCGAAAGGCCTGCGAATATGGTCGATGATCAACCTGTTGGCCAATGGAAGACACCACCGGCGGGATGGAATCCGGACTGA
- a CDS encoding putative DNA binding domain-containing protein produces the protein MSSKLPINLEDLLRQRKVEGDRVEYKKGWNPDPITRTLCAFANDFENLGGGYVVIGQDCDEAGMPVFPPAGVPDNQLDGIQRELLGCCNQIRPPYFPLLSVERFAGRNLIILWAPGGQNRPYKAPRTVTAKKKDYCHYIRRYSSTIEAKGDDERELISLTAKVPFDDRYNQTAGIEDLSSRLMEEFLSEVGSGLADEARNLSIEALGRQMNVVGGPTEAPLPKNVGLLFFNEHPRQFFSTTQIDVVWFPEGAGGDRFDEKTFEGPLARIARDALNYIQANYLKQTVVKHPDRAEAERFWNFPYAAIEEAVVNAVYHRSYEIREPIEVRITPNDLVVLSFPGPDRSIRMADLRAGKAVSRRYRNRRIGDFLKELDLTEGRSTGISKILKVIKENGSPAPEFDTDNDRSYFLIRLPVHEDAMVVETPVKTPVKTLVKTPVKTPDRILHVLSENPRMTLAEVAEVIGKSVSAVERASSQLVKTGHLKYIGPQKGGHWVVKEKP, from the coding sequence ATGAGTTCCAAACTCCCCATCAATCTCGAGGACCTGCTGCGACAGCGAAAGGTTGAGGGCGACCGCGTCGAGTATAAGAAAGGCTGGAATCCGGACCCGATCACGCGCACCCTCTGCGCCTTTGCCAATGACTTTGAAAACCTCGGCGGCGGATATGTCGTGATCGGGCAGGACTGCGACGAAGCAGGGATGCCCGTCTTTCCGCCGGCAGGTGTGCCTGACAATCAATTGGACGGTATACAGCGGGAACTTCTGGGATGTTGCAACCAGATCCGGCCGCCATATTTTCCCCTGCTGAGTGTCGAGCGCTTTGCAGGACGCAACCTGATCATCTTGTGGGCGCCGGGAGGACAGAACCGGCCCTACAAAGCACCCAGAACCGTCACGGCTAAAAAGAAGGATTACTGCCATTACATACGCCGTTACTCGAGCACGATTGAAGCGAAAGGAGACGATGAGCGCGAGTTGATCAGTCTCACGGCCAAGGTCCCTTTTGATGACCGCTATAATCAGACCGCCGGCATCGAGGATCTTTCATCACGGTTGATGGAAGAGTTTCTGAGCGAGGTGGGCAGCGGTCTTGCCGATGAGGCGCGAAACCTCTCGATCGAAGCTCTGGGCCGACAAATGAATGTAGTGGGAGGGCCAACGGAAGCGCCTTTGCCGAAAAACGTCGGCCTCCTCTTTTTCAACGAGCACCCGAGGCAATTTTTTTCGACAACACAGATCGATGTGGTCTGGTTTCCGGAAGGCGCGGGGGGAGATCGCTTTGATGAGAAAACTTTCGAAGGCCCTCTTGCCCGTATCGCACGTGATGCGCTGAACTATATCCAGGCAAATTATCTCAAACAGACCGTCGTCAAACACCCCGACCGGGCCGAGGCCGAGCGTTTCTGGAACTTTCCCTATGCCGCCATCGAGGAGGCGGTGGTCAATGCCGTTTACCACCGATCCTACGAGATTCGTGAACCGATTGAAGTGCGAATCACTCCGAATGATCTGGTGGTTTTGAGTTTTCCCGGCCCGGATCGTTCCATCCGGATGGCGGATCTGCGGGCCGGTAAAGCGGTCAGTCGCCGCTACCGCAATCGACGAATCGGCGATTTCCTCAAAGAGCTGGATCTCACCGAGGGCCGTTCGACCGGGATATCAAAGATTCTGAAGGTGATTAAAGAGAACGGTTCTCCAGCACCGGAGTTTGATACAGACAACGATCGCAGCTATTTCCTGATCCGCCTGCCCGTGCATGAGGATGCGATGGTAGTGGAAACGCCGGTGAAAACGCCGGTGAAAACGCTGGTGAAAACGCCGGTGAAAACGCCGGACAGGATTCTGCACGTGTTGAGCGAGAACCCAAGGATGACCTTGGCCGAGGTAGCTGAGGTCATCGGGAAGTCCGTGAGTGCTGTGGAGCGAGCCAGCTCACAATTGGTGAAAACAGGGCATTTGAAGTATATCGGCCCACAAAAAGGTGGCCATTGGGTTGTAAAGGAAAAACCATGA